The Novosphingobium terrae genome has a window encoding:
- a CDS encoding DUF1266 domain-containing protein, whose product MNPPVGKLINIGAPPAWSAAQLWAYALGAPYHVQHQVPLNALPADNSANSTDFARMLKDGWSVEGEEDLLRVLGWLGSEGHRRGHGLELRRYSLWRRPSIAARREELREAAQENPDALEELWRIDAIQADLDGIRGADLIGFDAARAVMVARSGWRLGWLSEERMWDYLLDTARDVQRRFSSWADYAQDFRLSRNMWRGKNDPDHFDDVITQLLKDKASPWLRLPWSVEGLEAPRATRPFDPAAPVWTLERRDGRVDPVTPAR is encoded by the coding sequence GGCGCAGCTCTGGGCCTATGCGCTGGGCGCGCCCTATCATGTGCAGCATCAGGTGCCGCTCAACGCCCTGCCTGCCGATAACAGCGCCAACAGCACCGATTTCGCCAGAATGCTGAAAGACGGCTGGTCGGTGGAAGGCGAGGAGGATCTGCTGCGCGTGCTCGGCTGGCTGGGCAGCGAGGGGCATCGTCGCGGCCATGGGCTGGAGCTGCGGCGCTACAGCCTGTGGCGGCGCCCCTCGATCGCGGCGCGGCGCGAGGAGCTGCGCGAGGCGGCTCAGGAGAACCCGGACGCGCTGGAGGAATTGTGGCGGATCGATGCCATTCAGGCCGATCTTGACGGCATTCGCGGCGCCGATCTGATCGGCTTCGATGCGGCGCGCGCGGTGATGGTGGCGCGTTCGGGCTGGCGGCTGGGCTGGCTGTCGGAAGAGCGCATGTGGGACTATCTGCTCGATACGGCGCGCGATGTGCAGCGCCGCTTCAGCTCATGGGCCGACTATGCGCAGGATTTCCGCCTGTCGCGCAACATGTGGCGCGGGAAAAACGACCCGGATCACTTCGACGATGTCATCACGCAATTGCTGAAAGACAAGGCCAGCCCCTGGCTGCGCCTGCCCTGGTCGGTCGAGGGTCTGGAGGCACCGCGTGCCACGCGCCCCTTCGATCCCGCCGCCCCGGTCTGGACGCTGGAACGGCGCGACGGTCGCGTCGATCCGGTCACGCCTGCGCGGTAA
- a CDS encoding HdeD family acid-resistance protein, producing MLHVRALPMIHTYRPHLRASLGWGWLLAYGLLVMAVGVLALFNPLATGVATGIMLAIGLTLYGVVAIAIALWFLEGAPRWSELLLGALALIAGVTIFDEPLSGAISLIWVIGAWLLVSGIFHVIGAWRLRAHRKSRLLSGGIDVVLGLFLLLAGPASSLFMLTVLVGISFLSRGALLVSAALAIRRFEA from the coding sequence ATGCTTCATGTGAGGGCCCTGCCGATGATCCACACCTATCGCCCCCATTTGCGCGCCTCACTGGGCTGGGGATGGCTGCTGGCCTATGGGCTGCTGGTGATGGCCGTGGGCGTGCTGGCCCTGTTCAACCCGCTGGCGACGGGCGTGGCCACCGGGATCATGCTGGCCATCGGCCTGACGCTCTATGGCGTGGTCGCCATCGCCATTGCCCTGTGGTTTCTGGAAGGCGCGCCGCGCTGGTCCGAACTGTTGCTGGGCGCGCTGGCGCTGATCGCCGGTGTCACCATCTTCGATGAGCCGCTGAGCGGCGCCATATCGCTGATCTGGGTGATCGGGGCCTGGCTGCTGGTTTCCGGCATCTTCCATGTGATCGGCGCGTGGCGGCTGCGGGCGCATCGCAAATCGCGGCTGCTGTCGGGCGGGATCGATGTGGTGCTGGGCCTGTTCCTGCTGCTGGCCGGGCCTGCCTCCAGCCTGTTCATGCTGACCGTGCTGGTGGGGATCAGCTTCCTCTCCCGCGGGGCCCTGCTGGTGAGCGCTGCCCTTGCGATCCGCCGCTTTGAGGCCTGA
- a CDS encoding endonuclease/exonuclease/phosphatase family protein: MKLLTWNIQAGIGTRRYRDYLLHAHRQVIHTAAKNAVLGQIAREVTPFDVVCLQEVDLGGRRAGYRSQVEMIAQGSGHSHAAVQQNRVVPGVSRHGNAILSRWPLRLVEDMKLPGRLAGRGCLIVDVEGPVRLRVACLHLSLGAADQMAQLEAIRTRLDEAPNWVAMGDFNCGAGSRPLTGFCRQVGAGPGEASPRTYPSWRPRRDFDHILGSRGLTLGDYRAEPLALSDHLPVSASLFAG; encoded by the coding sequence GTGAAACTCCTCACATGGAACATTCAGGCCGGGATCGGCACGCGGCGTTACCGGGATTATCTGCTGCATGCCCATCGGCAGGTCATCCATACCGCTGCCAAGAATGCCGTTCTGGGCCAGATCGCGCGTGAGGTCACGCCCTTTGATGTCGTCTGCCTGCAGGAGGTCGATCTGGGCGGGCGGCGGGCGGGCTATCGCTCCCAGGTGGAGATGATTGCGCAAGGCTCGGGCCATAGCCATGCGGCTGTGCAGCAGAACCGCGTGGTGCCGGGGGTTTCACGCCACGGCAATGCGATCCTGAGCCGCTGGCCGCTGCGCCTTGTCGAGGATATGAAGCTGCCCGGGCGTCTGGCGGGGCGCGGTTGCCTGATCGTGGATGTCGAAGGGCCGGTGAGGTTGCGGGTGGCCTGCCTGCATCTCAGCCTTGGCGCGGCGGATCAGATGGCGCAGCTGGAGGCGATCCGCACCAGACTGGATGAGGCCCCCAATTGGGTGGCGATGGGCGATTTCAACTGCGGCGCAGGCAGCAGGCCGCTGACGGGCTTTTGCCGGCAGGTGGGCGCCGGGCCGGGCGAGGCCTCGCCCCGCACCTATCCCTCATGGCGGCCAAGGCGGGATTTCGACCATATTCTGGGCAGCCGGGGCCTGACGCTCGGCGATTATCGCGCCGAGCCTCTGGCCTTGTCGGATCACCTGCCGGTCTCGGCCAGCCTTTTTGCGGGCTGA
- the cls gene encoding cardiolipin synthase: MFQTFPTLSYPLLIHIVVATVLSLRVLYRKLQVNSALAWIVVLIAMPIAGPVLYVLFGAPSLGERRLELGQRIRRFYEKAYAIAGADGAGLDAIPEPFPALSASIAQESSFPVLCRNHQTILTDAGQILDSMVADIDRARSDCCLEFYIIDPQGRVVSVLEAVLRAAARGVDCKILADDFGSKGFFRSTWPTRLKAAGVSVLPSLPVAVIRSFSKRTDLRNHRKQLICDRAVAYMGSFNLVDPHLFKADAHVGEWIDLMMRIEGEMVDAFACVFNTDHLLDKPGADIDDEALRTLPFDKQRPPLPDCTLRMQLLPSGPEMPRSTIYEFIVAAIFNARERVRIVTPYFVPDQAVLLALTSAAKRGVKVQIIVPQKGDSRMAQFASQSCFDELLGAGVEIQCFSGGLLHAKAMLIDENVTLFGTVNMDMRSFYLNLEMSLILYEAQVSAQLDSILEGYLRHATPLSKESWAQRPGHRRFLENLFRLAGPLL, translated from the coding sequence TTGTTCCAGACCTTCCCGACTCTGTCCTATCCGCTGCTGATCCATATCGTGGTGGCAACGGTTCTGTCGCTGCGCGTGCTCTATCGCAAGCTTCAGGTGAACAGTGCCTTGGCCTGGATCGTGGTGCTGATCGCCATGCCGATCGCCGGGCCGGTGCTTTACGTGCTGTTCGGCGCGCCCAGCCTGGGTGAGCGACGGCTGGAACTGGGCCAGCGCATCCGCCGCTTCTACGAAAAGGCCTATGCCATCGCGGGCGCCGATGGCGCCGGTCTCGACGCCATTCCCGAGCCCTTTCCGGCTCTGTCCGCCTCCATCGCGCAGGAAAGCAGCTTTCCGGTCCTGTGCCGCAACCACCAGACGATCCTGACCGATGCGGGCCAGATCCTCGACAGCATGGTGGCCGATATCGACCGGGCGCGCAGCGACTGCTGTCTGGAATTCTACATCATCGATCCACAAGGGCGCGTGGTTTCGGTGCTGGAGGCCGTGTTGAGGGCCGCCGCGCGCGGTGTCGATTGCAAGATCCTGGCCGATGATTTCGGCAGCAAGGGCTTCTTCCGTTCGACCTGGCCCACGCGGCTGAAGGCGGCGGGGGTCAGCGTGCTGCCCTCGCTGCCGGTGGCGGTGATCCGCTCCTTTTCCAAGCGGACCGATCTGCGCAACCATCGCAAGCAGCTGATCTGCGACCGCGCCGTGGCCTATATGGGCAGCTTCAATCTGGTCGATCCGCATCTCTTCAAGGCGGACGCCCATGTCGGCGAATGGATCGATCTGATGATGCGGATCGAGGGCGAGATGGTCGATGCCTTCGCCTGCGTCTTCAACACCGACCATCTGCTCGACAAGCCGGGCGCCGATATCGATGATGAGGCCCTGCGCACCCTGCCCTTCGACAAGCAGCGCCCGCCGCTGCCCGATTGCACATTGCGCATGCAGCTGCTGCCCTCCGGCCCGGAGATGCCAAGGTCCACGATCTATGAATTCATCGTCGCGGCGATCTTCAATGCGCGCGAGCGGGTGCGGATCGTCACGCCCTATTTCGTGCCCGATCAGGCGGTGCTGCTGGCGCTGACTTCCGCCGCGAAACGCGGTGTAAAGGTGCAGATCATCGTGCCGCAGAAGGGCGACAGCCGGATGGCGCAATTTGCCAGCCAGTCCTGCTTCGATGAACTGCTGGGTGCCGGGGTGGAGATCCAGTGCTTCAGCGGCGGACTGCTGCATGCCAAGGCCATGCTGATCGATGAGAACGTCACGCTGTTCGGCACGGTCAATATGGATATGCGCAGCTTCTACCTCAATCTGGAGATGAGCCTGATCCTCTATGAGGCGCAGGTCAGCGCGCAGCTGGATAGCATCCTCGAAGGCTATCTCCGGCACGCCACGCCGCTCAGCAAGGAGAGCTGGGCGCAGCGCCCGGGCCATCGGCGCTTTCTGGAGAACCTGTTTCGGCTGGCCGGACCGCTGCTTTAG
- a CDS encoding GNAT family N-acetyltransferase, with translation MTWRPMQETDMDAVTAISDAVHGDYTEPLEVYAERRELFPSGCFVFDRGQGVEGYLITHPWRHGGPPPLGELMGPLPQGADCLYLHDLALLPSARGSGAGARAADMALAIAVEHGLHDIYLLAVNGAETFWTSRGYVPVTEKALIAYLRKIYGDVVYMHQRVEVAS, from the coding sequence ATGACATGGCGGCCCATGCAGGAAACGGATATGGACGCGGTCACGGCGATTTCCGATGCCGTCCATGGCGATTACACCGAGCCGCTTGAGGTCTATGCCGAGCGGCGCGAATTGTTTCCGTCAGGCTGTTTTGTGTTCGACCGGGGGCAGGGTGTTGAGGGTTATCTGATCACTCACCCTTGGCGCCATGGCGGCCCACCGCCGCTGGGTGAGTTGATGGGGCCGCTGCCTCAGGGGGCGGATTGCCTTTATCTCCATGATCTGGCGCTGCTGCCCAGTGCCCGGGGCTCCGGTGCTGGCGCCAGGGCCGCTGATATGGCGCTGGCCATCGCGGTGGAGCATGGCTTGCACGATATCTATCTGCTGGCGGTCAATGGCGCCGAGACTTTCTGGACCTCACGAGGCTATGTGCCCGTCACGGAGAAGGCGCTGATCGCCTATCTGCGCAAGATCTATGGCGATGTGGTCTATATGCATCAAAGGGTTGAGGTCGCTTCCTAA
- a CDS encoding benzoate/H(+) symporter BenE family transporter, producing MMIRSLPPLSAWSSALIAALIGFGGTIALIVQAMSAMGASVLQTASAVTALCLGIALGGAALSWRYRIPVVLAWSTPGAALLAATAAGTQWAAAVGAFVCAAVLMILLGAIPALGRLAERIPGAIASAMLAGILLPFCLGLFKVAGADPLLVGLILIVFLAARQRLPLYALLLALGTGAALCLLRGDVKALPQGATLGILSPTIPSFQISTIIGIGVPLFLVTLVSQNLPGLLVLRSAGYQPRPGPLLSITGLASLIGAPFGVHGVNLAAITAAICTNPDAHPDKDRRWSVGMLYAACYLLLALFSPILVRFFMALPHSVISALTGLALIPALIGALDGAMARHEDRDPAIVTLLVTASGLTLFGLGAAFWGLVAGFTALGIKAALKR from the coding sequence ATGATGATCCGTTCACTTCCTCCTCTCTCCGCATGGTCCTCGGCTCTGATCGCCGCGTTGATCGGCTTTGGCGGCACCATCGCGCTGATCGTTCAGGCCATGAGCGCCATGGGCGCATCGGTGCTGCAGACCGCCTCCGCCGTCACCGCTTTGTGCCTTGGCATCGCCCTTGGCGGAGCGGCCCTGTCATGGCGCTATCGCATTCCTGTTGTGCTGGCCTGGTCCACACCCGGCGCCGCGCTGCTGGCGGCGACGGCAGCGGGCACGCAATGGGCGGCAGCGGTGGGCGCTTTCGTCTGCGCCGCCGTGCTGATGATCCTGCTGGGCGCCATCCCCGCGCTGGGGCGGCTGGCAGAACGCATTCCCGGCGCCATCGCCTCGGCCATGCTGGCGGGCATTCTGCTGCCTTTCTGCCTTGGCCTGTTCAAGGTGGCCGGGGCCGATCCCCTGCTGGTCGGGCTGATCCTGATCGTCTTTCTGGCCGCAAGGCAGCGCCTGCCGCTCTATGCCCTGCTGCTGGCGCTGGGCACGGGCGCGGCGCTCTGCCTGCTGCGCGGCGATGTGAAGGCCCTGCCCCAGGGCGCCACGCTGGGCATCCTGAGCCCTACCATCCCCAGCTTCCAGATCAGCACCATCATCGGCATCGGTGTGCCGCTGTTTCTGGTTACGCTGGTCTCGCAGAACCTGCCCGGGCTTCTGGTGCTGCGCTCGGCGGGTTATCAGCCCAGGCCCGGGCCGTTGCTTTCGATCACGGGGCTCGCCTCGCTGATCGGCGCGCCTTTTGGCGTGCATGGGGTCAATCTTGCCGCCATCACCGCCGCCATCTGCACCAACCCCGATGCCCATCCCGACAAGGACCGCCGCTGGAGCGTGGGGATGCTCTATGCGGCCTGCTATCTGCTGCTGGCGCTGTTCTCGCCGATTCTGGTGCGATTCTTTATGGCACTGCCCCACAGCGTGATCTCGGCGCTGACCGGCCTTGCCCTGATCCCCGCGCTGATCGGCGCGCTCGATGGGGCCATGGCCCGGCATGAGGACCGCGATCCCGCCATCGTCACGCTGCTGGTCACCGCTTCGGGGCTGACCCTGTTCGGGCTGGGGGCCGCTTTCTGGGGGCTGGTGGCGGGGTTTACCGCACTGGGCATCAAGGCCGCACTAAAACGCTAA
- a CDS encoding alpha-L-rhamnosidase: MSIDTSRRGFMALTGAGAIAAPALKAAAAPVVLAIENLQADCLPEPRALHSQKVRLSWTLRADRRGVAQKAYRIGVASTPERARAGQFDLWDSGRIDSRQSLDIPYGGAALASRTRCFWTVTVWDNQGHSANSPLASWEMGLLSPQDWQSGWIAAETATLRDDRLAGLRWMRASDGTNKDARSFRLDFDLPEAAQLTIYSCANRPAEAILDEAPLSVRQDAMRFGPPQTDRNLRPVQAGRHHVAITLKADADAAANAPAPHVAVLIRATLASGKVLHITGDRLRTALGKPDDWAKAGADTSHWSPVTPDEGTAQFPGNGAFLLRHPFTAARAIRSARLYVAAMGAYVPWLNGHKVGDALLAPEWTDFSKHVLYRAYDVSDLVKPGANVLGALVGDGWYGSYMAPAGRYGFGGAPLRLRAQLELAYTDGSKEIIASDQGWSVSPSAILSCDLYDGEAVDSRLEQPGWSTTSFHPDQRWEAAQPVETPEVTLIGSAVQPIASSLTMRPKTLTPRGNGSVVVDFGQNFAGWVKLKTKGEAGRHITLRFAELLRPDGDVDQSNLRSAHATDSWTLRGDATGETFEPHFTYHGFRYVQIDGLAAPLDTSDVEGIVIHSSLPETGTLSLPQYVPERMWQNGLWSQRSNFMGIPTDCPQRDERLGWMGDAHVFWDAACFNMDAAAFTRKFMRDVRDAQRSDGSFPDIAPNNDLEHFTPTGSSPGWADAGVFLPWTSWRRFGDTSVIDEHWQAMERFLASLHTANPDLLWKNGRGNDFGDWLALDARQPGDPTTPKDLIGTAFWKASADAMADMAQATGRTEAAERYRSLSGAITQAFAKAYVQSDGHIGNGSQTGYILALNFNLLPEALRKPAADLLVADIARRGTLLSTGFLGTPYSLDVLAAAGHTSLVYDLLLRTAYPSWGYMIDKHATTIWERWNGDTGDLSMNSYNHYALGAVAGFMFRRIAGIDPVEPGFARFRFDPVYDARMPSGGARYQSRSGLIATDWKRGSDGVFTLDLTVPANTRCTLHLPARDATQVSEGARPITGRAEFKPVAQGGRVVLDVGSGTYHFRVARAVFS; the protein is encoded by the coding sequence TTGTCCATCGACACATCCAGACGCGGTTTTATGGCTCTGACCGGCGCGGGCGCCATCGCCGCGCCTGCGCTGAAAGCGGCTGCCGCGCCTGTTGTTCTGGCGATTGAAAATCTGCAGGCCGATTGCCTGCCCGAGCCCCGCGCGCTCCACAGCCAGAAGGTGCGCCTGTCATGGACCCTGCGCGCCGACCGGCGCGGCGTGGCGCAAAAGGCCTATCGCATCGGCGTGGCCAGCACCCCCGAACGCGCCCGAGCCGGCCAGTTCGACCTGTGGGACAGCGGCCGGATCGACAGCCGCCAAAGCCTCGACATTCCCTATGGCGGCGCGGCGCTGGCTTCACGCACGCGCTGTTTCTGGACGGTCACCGTGTGGGACAATCAAGGCCATTCCGCCAACAGCCCACTGGCCAGTTGGGAGATGGGCCTGCTTTCGCCTCAGGACTGGCAGAGCGGCTGGATCGCCGCCGAAACCGCAACCCTGCGCGATGATCGGCTGGCCGGGCTGCGCTGGATGCGCGCCAGTGACGGCACCAACAAGGACGCCCGCAGCTTCCGCCTCGATTTCGATCTGCCCGAAGCCGCGCAACTCACCATCTACAGCTGCGCCAACCGCCCCGCAGAGGCCATACTGGATGAAGCTCCGCTCTCGGTCCGTCAGGATGCCATGCGTTTCGGCCCGCCCCAGACCGATCGCAACCTGCGGCCGGTGCAGGCCGGGCGCCATCATGTCGCCATCACCCTCAAAGCCGATGCCGATGCCGCCGCCAATGCCCCGGCGCCGCATGTCGCTGTGCTGATCCGCGCGACGCTGGCCTCGGGCAAGGTGCTGCACATCACCGGCGACCGGTTGCGCACCGCTCTGGGCAAGCCTGATGATTGGGCCAAAGCCGGTGCCGACACCAGCCACTGGTCACCCGTCACCCCCGATGAGGGCACCGCGCAATTCCCCGGCAATGGCGCCTTCCTGCTGCGCCATCCCTTTACGGCGGCCCGCGCCATCCGCTCGGCCCGGCTCTATGTGGCGGCGATGGGGGCCTATGTGCCCTGGCTCAATGGGCACAAGGTCGGCGATGCGCTGCTCGCCCCGGAATGGACCGATTTCAGCAAGCATGTACTCTATCGTGCCTATGATGTCAGCGATCTGGTCAAGCCCGGCGCCAATGTGCTGGGCGCGCTGGTCGGCGATGGCTGGTATGGCAGCTATATGGCGCCCGCCGGGCGTTATGGCTTTGGTGGAGCGCCCTTGCGGCTGCGCGCCCAGCTGGAGCTTGCCTACACCGATGGCAGCAAGGAGATCATCGCCTCCGATCAGGGCTGGTCGGTGAGCCCTTCGGCCATCCTCTCCTGCGATCTCTATGATGGTGAGGCGGTGGACAGCCGTCTTGAGCAACCGGGCTGGTCCACCACAAGCTTCCATCCCGATCAGCGCTGGGAAGCTGCGCAACCTGTCGAAACACCGGAGGTTACCCTGATCGGGTCCGCCGTTCAGCCCATCGCCTCATCGCTGACAATGCGGCCCAAAACTTTGACCCCGCGCGGCAATGGTTCGGTCGTGGTGGATTTCGGGCAGAATTTCGCGGGCTGGGTGAAGCTGAAAACCAAAGGCGAGGCCGGGCGCCACATCACCCTGCGCTTTGCCGAATTGCTGCGCCCCGATGGCGATGTCGACCAGTCCAACCTGCGCTCCGCCCACGCGACGGACAGCTGGACCCTGCGCGGTGATGCCACCGGCGAAACTTTCGAACCGCACTTCACCTATCACGGCTTTCGCTATGTGCAGATCGACGGGCTTGCCGCCCCGCTCGACACCAGCGATGTCGAGGGGATCGTGATCCACTCCAGCCTGCCCGAAACCGGCACGCTGTCACTGCCGCAATATGTGCCCGAGCGCATGTGGCAGAACGGGCTGTGGAGCCAGCGCTCGAACTTTATGGGCATCCCCACCGATTGCCCCCAGCGCGACGAAAGGCTGGGCTGGATGGGCGACGCGCATGTCTTCTGGGATGCGGCCTGCTTCAACATGGACGCCGCCGCCTTCACCCGCAAATTCATGCGCGATGTGCGCGATGCCCAGCGCAGCGACGGCTCCTTCCCCGACATCGCCCCCAACAATGACCTTGAGCATTTCACCCCCACCGGCTCCTCGCCGGGCTGGGCCGATGCCGGGGTTTTCCTGCCCTGGACCAGCTGGCGCCGCTTTGGTGACACCAGCGTGATCGATGAGCATTGGCAGGCGATGGAGCGCTTTCTCGCCTCGCTCCACACCGCCAATCCGGATCTGCTGTGGAAGAACGGGCGCGGCAATGACTTCGGCGACTGGCTGGCGCTGGACGCCAGGCAGCCGGGCGATCCCACCACGCCCAAGGATCTGATCGGCACCGCCTTCTGGAAAGCGAGCGCCGATGCCATGGCCGATATGGCGCAGGCCACCGGGCGCACCGAAGCGGCGGAGCGCTATCGCAGCCTGTCCGGGGCCATTACGCAGGCCTTTGCCAAGGCCTATGTCCAGAGCGACGGCCATATCGGCAATGGATCGCAGACGGGATATATTCTCGCCCTGAACTTCAACCTGCTGCCCGAAGCACTGCGCAAACCCGCCGCCGATCTGCTGGTGGCCGATATCGCGCGGCGCGGCACGCTGCTTTCCACCGGCTTTCTGGGCACGCCCTACAGCCTCGATGTGCTGGCCGCTGCGGGGCACACGTCGCTGGTCTATGATCTGCTGCTGCGCACCGCCTACCCCTCATGGGGCTATATGATCGACAAGCACGCCACCACCATCTGGGAGCGGTGGAATGGCGACACCGGCGATCTCTCGATGAACTCCTACAACCATTATGCGCTGGGCGCGGTGGCCGGTTTCATGTTCCGCCGCATCGCGGGGATCGATCCTGTCGAGCCGGGTTTTGCGCGCTTTCGCTTCGATCCGGTCTATGATGCGCGCATGCCCTCGGGCGGGGCGCGCTATCAGAGCCGCTCGGGCCTGATCGCCACCGACTGGAAACGGGGCAGCGATGGTGTTTTCACGCTGGATCTCACCGTGCCCGCCAACACGCGCTGCACGCTGCATCTGCCCGCGCGCGATGCCACGCAGGTGAGCGAAGGCGCCCGCCCCATCACCGGGCGGGCAGAGTTCAAGCCTGTGGCGCAAGGGGGCCGAGTGGTCCTCGATGTGGGCTCGGGAACCTATCACTTCCGGGTCGCAAGGGCCGTGTTCAGCTGA
- a CDS encoding FAD-dependent oxidoreductase: MKDDIAIIGAGLGGLMLARVLHVNGIPATIYEAEASPEARTQGGLLDIHELSGQQALRDAGLYDAFLALVRPGEDAKRIVDQHGTVLFDHPGDPASTRPEVDRGELRAMLIASLPPGTIRWGHKAVSLERDGARHRVAFAHGSGIEADLLVGADGAWSKVRPLLSDAGPLYAGVSFIEIGIVEGALRHKAMIDAIGGGTLMALAPGKGIMAHRHGDGTMRGYAALHLPEADVGTARGDLASHFAGWAPWLVDFLTLSEIEPLLRPIHALPVDHCWARRPGLTLLGDAAHLMSPFAGEGANLAMLDGARLAGALLAHPGDGEAALAAYEHELFARSQPVAQRSASNLARFFGDDAPFSAIDLFQAALRR, encoded by the coding sequence ATGAAAGATGACATTGCCATCATCGGTGCGGGGCTGGGCGGCTTGATGCTTGCCCGGGTCCTGCATGTGAACGGCATCCCCGCCACCATCTATGAGGCGGAGGCATCGCCCGAGGCAAGAACTCAGGGCGGCCTGCTGGATATCCATGAGCTGAGCGGCCAGCAGGCGCTGCGCGATGCCGGGCTTTACGATGCCTTCCTCGCGTTGGTGCGCCCGGGCGAGGATGCCAAGCGCATTGTGGATCAGCATGGCACGGTCCTTTTCGACCACCCCGGCGATCCGGCCAGCACCCGCCCCGAGGTGGACCGCGGTGAACTGCGCGCCATGCTGATCGCCTCCCTGCCGCCGGGCACGATCCGCTGGGGGCACAAGGCCGTTTCTCTGGAGCGTGATGGCGCCCGGCATCGGGTGGCCTTTGCCCATGGCTCCGGGATCGAGGCCGATCTGCTGGTGGGGGCCGATGGCGCCTGGTCGAAGGTGAGGCCTTTGCTGTCAGATGCCGGGCCGCTTTATGCCGGGGTCTCCTTTATCGAGATCGGGATCGTCGAGGGCGCCTTGCGTCACAAGGCGATGATCGATGCCATCGGCGGGGGAACGCTGATGGCGCTGGCGCCGGGCAAGGGAATTATGGCGCATCGCCATGGGGATGGCACGATGCGCGGCTATGCGGCGCTTCACCTGCCAGAGGCTGATGTGGGCACGGCGCGGGGCGATCTGGCCAGCCATTTTGCCGGATGGGCGCCATGGCTTGTCGATTTCCTGACCCTAAGCGAGATCGAGCCGCTGCTGCGCCCGATCCATGCCCTGCCGGTCGACCATTGCTGGGCGCGCAGGCCCGGGCTGACGCTGCTGGGCGATGCGGCGCATCTGATGTCGCCCTTCGCCGGAGAGGGAGCCAATCTGGCGATGCTGGATGGCGCACGACTGGCCGGGGCGCTGCTGGCCCATCCGGGCGATGGTGAAGCGGCGCTCGCGGCTTATGAGCATGAGCTTTTTGCGCGCAGTCAGCCGGTGGCGCAGCGTTCCGCCAGCAACCTTGCCCGCTTTTTCGGCGACGATGCGCCCTTCAGCGCGATTGATCTGTTTCAGGCTGCGTTGCGGCGCTGA